The following are encoded together in the Drosophila sechellia strain sech25 chromosome 3R, ASM438219v1, whole genome shotgun sequence genome:
- the LOC6621609 gene encoding periostin isoform X4: MLRLWACLLLLGSIQIQAVPFYGDSGYDTEFVPLEHQQQPQGRQETAATVPAQTPSGVEQKPFNVDTITTDVNSPNPAIFFQQSFPFFGNEFFNSFGGFGFGAAQEPWWKGPNVCTEKEEDETVATETEAEETVDTFGQERDGVTNVVRSPLFGQFQFSVNSCAEKPNKHVCTKIVNQNGKKKTLTLTRQCCYGYGRPRNADFTTPCEKIDIKDVEATASDMGAKQFLESARTAGELADMLGAGSGKKVTLFVPNDAAFMEYRGHHQQENNVEDAKAEASKPSIYKLHAVLGEVQLEDVPNEKLLQTELPDQKIRINSYQLPAALGLEPYRFAANCVPIEKHDKLSEQALVHTLGGVLKPLTKNLMDIIRERADMSIMRTVLEKTNLSAMLEDNKPVTIFVPTDAAFDKLEPHLRRALKEGRGCASNILKNHLLDLTFCSLATVPGAKTTAYNLLGEPLLLNRTHRAANQTGPTPIYINNLAKIIDADIMGTNGVLHVIDTILPTESALPMTSLMSQKNLTIFQRLLEASGYDDQFDDLDNVTIFAPTDKALQNTEWARMLKEQPELLNHNLDLLEFLNYHVVKPMIKTCDLSEKSLPTVAGSSVRLNLYSTHALFSDVMNRATVNCARLVHFDDESCGSVLHQVDRALVPPKNNMLKLLEANPNYSKFLELVRKANLTQLLSNDSRSLTLLVPKNDVFEELNESGEGSKPADPMALVKTHIVEDVVCCAGIIPTNWPFVRSIESISGQHLRITRDRRPKIENAGVTKCDVVATNGILHEINDIIVPRPQRQQQQRPQLIPPGAGYQPQGDFDVFF; the protein is encoded by the exons ATGCTACGGCTGTGGGCCTGCCTGCTCCTCCTGGGATCAATCCAGATCCAGGCGGTTCCATTCTACGGCGA CAGCGGATACGACACCGAGTTCGTGCCCCtggagcaccagcagcagccgcagggACGCCAGGAGACGGCGGCCACCGTTCCAGCTCAAACCCCCAGCGGTGTGGAGCAGAAGCCCTTCA ATGTGGACACCATCACCACGGATGTGAATTCCCCAAATCCGGCCATCTTCTTCCAGCAATCGTTCCCCTTCTTTGGCAATGAGTTCTTCAATTCGTTCGGAGGCTTTGGCTTTGGAGCTGCCCAGGAGCCCTGGTGGAAGGG CCCCAATGTGTGCACGGAAAAGGAGGAAGACGAGACCGTGGCCACCGAAACGGAGGCAGAAGAAACCGTGGACACCTTTGGCCAGGAACGTGATGGCGTTACCAACGTTGTGCGATCCCCACTCTTTGGCCAGTTCCAGTTCAGCGTGAACTCCTGCGCCGAGAAGCCCAACAAGCACGTCTGCACCAAGAT CGTGAATCAAAATGGCAAGAAGAAAACGCTGACGCTGACCCGCCAGTGCTGCTATGGATATGGACGCCCCAGAAACGCTGACTTCACAACGCCCTGCGAGAAGATCGACATCAAGGACGTGGAGGCCACGGCTAGTGACATGGGTGCCAAGCAGTTCCTGGAGAGCGCACGCACCGCCGGCGAGCTGGCTGATATGCTCGGCGCAGGCAGTGGCAAGAAGGTGACCCTCTTCGTGCCCAACGACGCCGCCTTCATGGAGTACCGTGGTCACCATCAGCAGGAGAAT AATGTGGAAGATGCCAAGGCCGAGGCTTCCAAGCCATCCATCTACAAACTGCACGCTGTTCTCGGCGAAGTTCAGCTAGAGGACGTGCCCAATGAGAAGCTTCTGCAGACGGAGCTGCCTGACCAGAAGATCCGCATCAACAGCTACCAGCTGCCTGCGGCTTTGGGCCTGGAACCCTACCGCTTTGCCGCCAACTGTGTGCCCATCGAGAAGCACGACAAGCTCTCGGAACAGGCCCTTGTCCACACTCTGGGCGGAGTCCTGAAGCCGCTGACCAAGAACCTTATGGACATCATCAGGGAGCGTGCGGATATGTCCATTATGCGCACCGTTCTGGAGAAGACCAACCTGAGCGCCATGCTGGAGGATAACAAGCCGGTGACCATCTTTGTGCCCACCGACGCCGCCTTCGACAAGTTGGAACCACATCTGCGTCGTGCCCTCAAGGAGGGTCGCGGTTGTGCCTCAA ACATCCTGAAGAACCACTTGCTGGACCTCACCTTCTGCTCGCTGGCCACTGTGCCGGGTGCCAAGACGACCGCCTACAATCTGCTGGGAGAACCTCTGCTCCTCAACCGCACCCACCGGGCTGCGAATCAGACTGGACCGACTCCCATTTACATcaataacttggccaaaatcaTTGATGCCGATATCATGGGCACCAATGGTGTCCTGCACGTGATCGACACCATTCTGCCCACCGAGTCAGCTCTGCCCATGACCTCGCTGATGTCGCAAAAGAACCTGACCATCTTCCAGCGCTTGCTGGAGGCCTCCGGCTACGATGATCAGTTCGACGATCTGGACAACGTGACCATCTTTGCACCAACTGACAAGGCTCTACAGAACACCGAATGGGCTCGAATGCTCAAGGAACAGCCGGAGCTGCTGAATCACAACTTGGATCTGCTTGAGTTCCTTAACTACCATGTGGTCAAGCCCATGATCAAGACCTGTGACCTGTCGGAGAAGTCCCTGCCCACGGTTGCTGGATCCAGTGTGCGTCTGAACCTCTACTCCACCCATGCTCTCTTCTCGGACGTGATGAACCGGGCAACAGTCAACTGCGCCCGTTTGGTGCACTTCGATGACGAGAGCTGCGGATCCGTTCTCCACCAGGTGGATCGTGCCTTGGTGCCACCCAAGaat AACATGCTTAAGCTGCTGGAGGCTAATCCCAACTACAGCAAGTTCCTGGAGCTGGTTCGCAAGGCTAATCTTACCCAGCTGCTGTCCAACGATTCGAGGAGTCTCACCCTGCTGGTGCCCAAGAACGATGTCTTCGAGGAGCTGAACGAGTCCGGTGAGGGTTCAAAGCCCGCCGATCCCATGGCCTTGGTCAAGACCCATATCGTTGAGGATGTCGTCTGCTGTGCCGGCATTATCCCCACCAACTGGCCATTTGTCCGCTCCATTGAGTCCATCTCTGGCCAGCATCTGCGTATCACCCGCGATCGTCGTCCCAAGATCGAGAACGCCGGCGTCACCAAGTGCGATGTGGTGGCCACTAATGGAATTCTCCACGAGATCAACGACATCAtcgtgccacgcccacagcgccagcagcagcagcgacccCAGCTGATCCCGCCAGGAGCTGGCTATCAGCCACAGGGCGACTTCGATGTCTTCTTCTGA
- the LOC6621609 gene encoding periostin isoform X3: MLRLWACLLLLGSIQIQAVPFYGDSSSEEVAEFDDSSDSTHESSDNSSGYDTEFVPLEHQQQPQGRQETAATVPAQTPSGVEQKPFNVDTITTDVNSPNPAIFFQQSFPFFGNEFFNSFGGFGFGAAQEPWWKGPNVCTEKEEDETVATETEAEETVDTFGQERDGVTNVVRSPLFGQFQFSVNSCAEKPNKHVCTKIVNQNGKKKTLTLTRQCCYGYGRPRNADFTTPCEKIDIKDVEATASDMGAKQFLESARTAGELADMLGAGSGKKVTLFVPNDAAFMEYRGHHQQENNVEDAKAEASKPSIYKLHAVLGEVQLEDVPNEKLLQTELPDQKIRINSYQLPAALGLEPYRFAANCVPIEKHDKLSEQALVHTLGGVLKPLTKNLMDIIRERADMSIMRTVLEKTNLSAMLEDNKPVTIFVPTDAAFDKLEPHLRRALKEGRGCASNILKNHLLDLTFCSLATVPGAKTTAYNLLGEPLLLNRTHRAANQTGPTPIYINNLAKIIDADIMGTNGVLHVIDTILPTESALPMTSLMSQKNLTIFQRLLEASGYDDQFDDLDNVTIFAPTDKALQNTEWARMLKEQPELLNHNLDLLEFLNYHVVKPMIKTCDLSEKSLPTVAGSSVRLNLYSTHALFSDVMNRATVNCARLVHFDDESCGSVLHQVDRALVPPKNNMLKLLEANPNYSKFLELVRKANLTQLLSNDSRSLTLLVPKNDVFEELNESGEGSKPADPMALVKTHIVEDVVCCAGIIPTNWPFVRSIESISGQHLRITRDRRPKIENAGVTKCDVVATNGILHEINDIIVPRPQRQQQQRPQLIPPGAGYQPQGDFDVFF; the protein is encoded by the exons ATGCTACGGCTGTGGGCCTGCCTGCTCCTCCTGGGATCAATCCAGATCCAGGCGGTTCCATTCTACGGCGA TTCAAGTTCTGAAGAGGTTGCCGAATTCGATGACTCCTCGGATTCCACACACGAGTCCTCAGATAACTCCAG CGGATACGACACCGAGTTCGTGCCCCtggagcaccagcagcagccgcagggACGCCAGGAGACGGCGGCCACCGTTCCAGCTCAAACCCCCAGCGGTGTGGAGCAGAAGCCCTTCA ATGTGGACACCATCACCACGGATGTGAATTCCCCAAATCCGGCCATCTTCTTCCAGCAATCGTTCCCCTTCTTTGGCAATGAGTTCTTCAATTCGTTCGGAGGCTTTGGCTTTGGAGCTGCCCAGGAGCCCTGGTGGAAGGG CCCCAATGTGTGCACGGAAAAGGAGGAAGACGAGACCGTGGCCACCGAAACGGAGGCAGAAGAAACCGTGGACACCTTTGGCCAGGAACGTGATGGCGTTACCAACGTTGTGCGATCCCCACTCTTTGGCCAGTTCCAGTTCAGCGTGAACTCCTGCGCCGAGAAGCCCAACAAGCACGTCTGCACCAAGAT CGTGAATCAAAATGGCAAGAAGAAAACGCTGACGCTGACCCGCCAGTGCTGCTATGGATATGGACGCCCCAGAAACGCTGACTTCACAACGCCCTGCGAGAAGATCGACATCAAGGACGTGGAGGCCACGGCTAGTGACATGGGTGCCAAGCAGTTCCTGGAGAGCGCACGCACCGCCGGCGAGCTGGCTGATATGCTCGGCGCAGGCAGTGGCAAGAAGGTGACCCTCTTCGTGCCCAACGACGCCGCCTTCATGGAGTACCGTGGTCACCATCAGCAGGAGAAT AATGTGGAAGATGCCAAGGCCGAGGCTTCCAAGCCATCCATCTACAAACTGCACGCTGTTCTCGGCGAAGTTCAGCTAGAGGACGTGCCCAATGAGAAGCTTCTGCAGACGGAGCTGCCTGACCAGAAGATCCGCATCAACAGCTACCAGCTGCCTGCGGCTTTGGGCCTGGAACCCTACCGCTTTGCCGCCAACTGTGTGCCCATCGAGAAGCACGACAAGCTCTCGGAACAGGCCCTTGTCCACACTCTGGGCGGAGTCCTGAAGCCGCTGACCAAGAACCTTATGGACATCATCAGGGAGCGTGCGGATATGTCCATTATGCGCACCGTTCTGGAGAAGACCAACCTGAGCGCCATGCTGGAGGATAACAAGCCGGTGACCATCTTTGTGCCCACCGACGCCGCCTTCGACAAGTTGGAACCACATCTGCGTCGTGCCCTCAAGGAGGGTCGCGGTTGTGCCTCAA ACATCCTGAAGAACCACTTGCTGGACCTCACCTTCTGCTCGCTGGCCACTGTGCCGGGTGCCAAGACGACCGCCTACAATCTGCTGGGAGAACCTCTGCTCCTCAACCGCACCCACCGGGCTGCGAATCAGACTGGACCGACTCCCATTTACATcaataacttggccaaaatcaTTGATGCCGATATCATGGGCACCAATGGTGTCCTGCACGTGATCGACACCATTCTGCCCACCGAGTCAGCTCTGCCCATGACCTCGCTGATGTCGCAAAAGAACCTGACCATCTTCCAGCGCTTGCTGGAGGCCTCCGGCTACGATGATCAGTTCGACGATCTGGACAACGTGACCATCTTTGCACCAACTGACAAGGCTCTACAGAACACCGAATGGGCTCGAATGCTCAAGGAACAGCCGGAGCTGCTGAATCACAACTTGGATCTGCTTGAGTTCCTTAACTACCATGTGGTCAAGCCCATGATCAAGACCTGTGACCTGTCGGAGAAGTCCCTGCCCACGGTTGCTGGATCCAGTGTGCGTCTGAACCTCTACTCCACCCATGCTCTCTTCTCGGACGTGATGAACCGGGCAACAGTCAACTGCGCCCGTTTGGTGCACTTCGATGACGAGAGCTGCGGATCCGTTCTCCACCAGGTGGATCGTGCCTTGGTGCCACCCAAGaat AACATGCTTAAGCTGCTGGAGGCTAATCCCAACTACAGCAAGTTCCTGGAGCTGGTTCGCAAGGCTAATCTTACCCAGCTGCTGTCCAACGATTCGAGGAGTCTCACCCTGCTGGTGCCCAAGAACGATGTCTTCGAGGAGCTGAACGAGTCCGGTGAGGGTTCAAAGCCCGCCGATCCCATGGCCTTGGTCAAGACCCATATCGTTGAGGATGTCGTCTGCTGTGCCGGCATTATCCCCACCAACTGGCCATTTGTCCGCTCCATTGAGTCCATCTCTGGCCAGCATCTGCGTATCACCCGCGATCGTCGTCCCAAGATCGAGAACGCCGGCGTCACCAAGTGCGATGTGGTGGCCACTAATGGAATTCTCCACGAGATCAACGACATCAtcgtgccacgcccacagcgccagcagcagcagcgacccCAGCTGATCCCGCCAGGAGCTGGCTATCAGCCACAGGGCGACTTCGATGTCTTCTTCTGA